The window CCAGAGTGAAAACCAATCAGAGGTGTGGGGTGAGGTCCACAGGAAATAGGGGTTTTCGTGAGAGAAGATCAGCAAGATTCACGGAAAGACTGCCTGTGACGGGAGAACACGGAAGAAATGGAACAGCAAACACGAACAGCGTTTCGAAACCACCTGGACGAATGCCGCCTTCGTCCTCTCCCCTGTGCTGAATGCACTTGGTGAATGGTAAGAAGCAGGTAGTAATAAAACTTCTAGATAATGATATCCAGATTGGCATGTTTGGAGGATTTTCGGTTGTGTGACGACTGCTGTTAGAGGGATACACGTCTCATGTCTTGTGATTTCGATACTTCCCAACCGACTCGTCGTGTAATTTCCGCCGGGTCAACTGAGGGACTCTCGTAGCGTTTCACTCTGGACGAGGGGTGTGGGGGTTCGATTCCGTCATCCGTGTATTGTGAAACGTTAAAGGAACAATCGTCGTTCTGACTATTCGCTAATCAGCAAAGCGGCATCAACGCCGAAATCAGGATTGGTATCTCCCGATCTTCCTCGTCAACCGGAATCAAGACACCCAATCCCGACAGTTCCGACTGTACCCTGCTTTGCTTCGTGCCGACGAACGTTCGTCACCATCACTCGAGGTTCACACTCCAGCTCGTCACACCGGCGCTTTCACTCTGGATGAGGAGTGTCTGCCGTGCGTCAGACACCCAGTGCCGATGAGTTTTCTCATAGAAATGATTGATTACCCGGTTCGGGAGATACACTCTGGACGGGGGTGTCGTCTCAACCAAGTACGCTGCTCACCGGGTGGAGGGCTATTCACTCTTGACCAGGGGTGTGTCAAACCCGCTCCAGTCCGGCGTTTTCACTCTGGATTAGGGGTGCCGGTCTGCGTCGGTAACTCCCGCTCCGAATCCGATTTCACTCGGGACCGACTCAACCCTTTGTGAGGATGATACGCCAGCGACAAAACATCAGAAGACGACCATAGCCCGATTTACACTCTGGCCGAGGTAGCCAAATCATTAAGTAGGTCCCATCCGCGATGTCTGATATTGATGGCTGAGGAACCGTCCCAACTCTCTGACTTCGACGGCCGCTATGAGGATCCCGCCGACGATCCCCTCTTTGACTTTGATGAAGACGACCCCAACCGAGCCAACATTTTCGCTCGAAAGGAGCTGCTGAAGGTTGGCCACGTCCCTGAAAGCGGCCGTATCGTCGGCCGGGATGGCGAGATCAAGGCCGTTGCTGCTGAACTCAGACCGATCGTCCGTGGCGATCCGCCCAACAACGTGATTATTTACGGCAAAACGGGAACCGGGAAGTCGCTCGTTTCCCGTCACGTCACCGAACGAGCTCGCCGAGCCGCGGAGTCGAACGGTGTGTCCGTCGGCACGGTCTACGTCGACTGCGCGCAGCACAACACACAGACACGCGTCGCGAGGACGGTGACTCGTTCACTCAACGAGACGGACGAGACTAACTTTGATATTCCACGCGCAGGGATTGGCAGCGGTGAATACTACGACTATCTCTGGGAGATTCTGGATACTACCTACGAGTCGGTCATCATCATTCTCGACGAGGTGGACCGACTCGATGACGATGATATTCTTATGCAGCTCTCGCGGGCTCGCGAATCGGGGAAAGCGGATTGCCACCTGGGCGTCATCGCAGTCAGCAACAAAATCGAGTATCGCGACCAGCTGAACGAACGCGTCAAGTCCAGTCTTCGCGAGGAGGAGTTTGTCTTCCAACCCTACGACGCGAATCAACTGCGCGAGATTATGACGCACCGACGGGACGCGTTCCACGATGGCGTTCTATCTGATGATGTGATTCCGCTGACGGCGGCACTAGCCGCTCAAGAACACGGTGACGCCAGAAAGGCAATCGAAATTCTTCGTCACGCCGGCGAACTAGCCGAGCGAGAAAACGTCGATACAGTCGTCGAGGAACACGTTCGCGATGCCCAGGAGTGGGCTGAAATCGATCGGTTCGAGGAGCTTCTCCGTGGATCGACGACACAGGTCAAATTCATCCTCTATTCTCTCGCGCTGCTCACCGAAGAGAATCCAAACGAGGACGGGTTTTCGACCAACCGGACTTATGAACGGTATCAGACGACGACAGAGAAGGCTGACGCGAAGACTCTCAGCGAGCACCGCGTCTACGAGCTGTTGAAAGAGCAGGCGTTCCTCGGCGTCGTTGAATCAACTCGGACCGGGGGTGGCCGGGGTGAAGGCAGTTATCTCGAGCACCGGCTGGTTCAGGACACGGGTATCGTGTTGAAATCTGTCCTCCGGGACAGTCGGCTGGAAGACTTGGCCTAGCCCTCGGTTCGGTCGCTCACCACACCCCTGGTCACGAGTGTATCTCTCGACACGTCGGGCTCGTGGGGTGGGTGTGTATCTGCACCGACTACTCGTCTGGGTTAACTGGACTCTTGTACTTCGACTTCACTTTGTCACCTTCCCGCCACTGCCAGTAGTAGTAGCGGTTGTCGTTGATTTCCTTGATCGTGATCGTGGCCTTCGACGGGACGTCGTCCGGAAGGTCGTCCGGCCGCTCGTCAATCTCGTCGTCCTCCGACTCCTCCTTGAGACGCGCTTCGCGAGCTTTGTACTCAGCCAGCTCCTCGGCGTAGCGCGCGACGTGCTGGAGTTGGTCCGGCGAGTAGCCGTTGAGTGTGTTGACGATATCTGTCAGGAGTTCCGCCGGCGGCGTCGGTGGCTCGTAGGACATCAGCGGTCGCCTCGTATTAACCAACAGAGCGCGTATCGGCATAGATTTGTTGGTTAATCAGATATTGTCTCGTCACGGGCTAAAGAGTACGAATAGCAAACTATTCAGAAATAGACCGTGCCGTTAGACGCCATCCGGACGGGGGGCGTTTTCGTACTTGACCATCTTCTCGGGCTTGTCGGAAATGGTGTCGTAGATCTGCTGGAGCGTCTCTTCAGCGGCGAGCAGGTTGTGTTCCTCCAGGAACTCCCGTCCCTCCTCCGTGAGTCCGTAGAACTTCCAGGGGTAGCCCTGTCGGCGCTGGTCGTCGTCCAGGGCGACCTCTTTGACGATGCCGGCGTCGATGAGCTTCTGGATGTGCTTGTAGACGGTGGCATCACTCACGCTGGGGTTGAGCTCCTTGAGCTCGTACATCGAGGGTAACTGCTCGGGGTGCTGGAGGATGTTGTTGATCAGCGCGAACCGCGTCTGTTGGGTGACGAAGTGGACGAGCTCGCGGGATTCCATCGCCTCAGCAGTTCCCAGGTCGGTGCTCATACGACACGATACACGGCCTGGCGGCAAGTAGTTTACCATTGAGTAAACCACTCTGGAGTAAACCACACCTGACTAAGCTGGTGAATTACTCCGTAAACCATATCGCACGACGCTGAGAGGGGCCATATATGTCCGACGAGGAGCCGCCCGTCCCTGAAGAAGTCCTCACTAGTGCGAAGGACCAACTCGACGACAAAGAGATCTCGCTGGCGGACAACGAGGAGATCCTCCACACCCTGAGCGAACTGATCCCCGTCTACGAAAATAAGCGCTCGTACTTCGTGCTCGGGAACTACGATCGGGAGCCGATTCGGCGGCTGAACCTCGTGGTCGACCGGCTCAACCGCCGGCAGGACGCCTACGCCTTCCGGATGGTCGACATCCGCGGGGAATGGGACAACAGCATCCAGAAATTCTGCCTGATTGCCGACATCGTCACCTACCTCGTTGGTGTCGCCGAAAAGGAACCGAGTGACTTCCTCGTCGAGCAGGGCCTCCTCGTCGGCACGACGGAGTTTTTCGCGAAAAGCCACGTCCTCAAGCGGGTGTATGAGGACGAAGAACACCCCTTCGGCTGGATGCAGGACGGCGTCTTCGAGCTGTTCGAGCAAGAGAGACGGCTGTATCGCTGGCAGACCGAGGAGGAACTCGTCGACGTGATAGAAGAACTCCCGTGACGGTAGTGGGACCGTGATTGTCTGCGTTAACCAACGTTGAGGATGTACTGGATAGTTTGTTGGTTAATTAGGATCCGTCCGCATCAGCGGGAGTCGCCCATCCAGTCGCGGGACTCGACCGCGCTACTCCGCGATAGAGTTAGGCGTCTGGATCAGTGACTCGGAGAGACCCATCAACTTCATAGAACCAGACGGAGTCAAGTAACCGTTCGATAGCATACTCCGCATCGGCCGGCTCGGATGGGAACGTATCATGAGCTAACAGTCGGTCATATGCCTGCTCCTGCGAGAGCCCGCCTTCCCTATCCTCTATCTCGGGTACGTGGATTTCGTAAGCGTCTTCGATCCAGTCTGGGAGCGAGCGCGGTTCATTTGCCCACATTTCCCATCAAGCTCGGTTATCCCGTGTCTGGTGGTTCGTGCTGAATCCAAATAAGGACTCGGCAGCTGCTACGGATTATCGTAGCCAATCGAGTATTCCGCTTCGTGGAAACAGCCCCTGTGGTTCGATCCCAAGGCAGGAACGCTACGAGCACCTATGATAATTCCCATGAGTATGTTACTGAAGAAACGCTGATTTTCGGTGGTATGCTCATTCTCGGACGGATTCCGATAATACCATCCTAAACGCCGAAATGAATTCCCGATAGAGAGGCCTCGTGAGCCTGCTCTCTGGTGTCACTCACTAAGAGGACAAATATCTTTTATACTATAGACAGTACGCTTACTCGGCTGAAAGCGCCCCCGGTGCGTGAACACCGGAGACTACACTGCCAGGATATGACAGCACCAAATACTAACAGCGCTGCGAGTAATAACTCTGTCTTTCAGGGTTCTGAAGACAGACCAGACACTCCCGCCAACGACCATGCACTCGTCCAGATTATCGAATATGCATACGAGACCGCTAGTACCACGACTCGCCGCGACCTTGAAATCGAAACCCAGTGGAACACCACCGAACTTGATCAGCTTCTCGACCGGCTCGAAGCAATCGGCTGTGCGGAGTTAATCGGCGACTCGGCTCATCGGATGATTATGCTGACGAGTCGAGGCGAGTTCCTCGGTCGGAGGCGATGATGACCAATACCGAGTGCGGACGTGCGTTTCCAATGAGCCTGGAAGACGTATTTCAAGCGGTTTCGAACAGCCGACGTCGACGGGTGATTCTCTCGGTTGATCGGGTCGAGAACGGTGTGGACGCGAACCAGCTCTCTATCGAGATCGCATCCCGAGAGAACGCTATTGATCCGAGCAAGATGACGGGCGAACAGCGCTCACGCGTGTATGTCAACTTGGTTCAGGATCACTTGATCACACTTGACGAACTTAATGTCGCACGTTACGACCCCCGCTCGAAACTCGTCAAGGCGACGGATACGACTGCACCGCTGGCTCGACTGATCAGGGAAGTGACGGCTGACTGCTATACGCCTGTGGAGGACGCAGGCGAATGAGAGCGTCTTCGGAGGTTGTGGATTCTGAAGCCCTCCCTGAGCCGGTCGTCGTTCACGTGGGCAGCGTCGAGTTGCTTCTTGAGTGGGCCGAACACGCCAGTACTGTATCAAATGTCGTCATTGCGCCAGTGGAGCTCCACAGGCGGAATCTGAAGCTCCGTCTCACTGAGGCAAATCTTCCGTTGGACGCGTTCGCGTTTACCGGGCCTTCGGCCGTCGCTTCGCACGTCATGGAAACAGCGGGTGAGCCCGCGAAGGCGTTGGATCGCGTTGACCGACTCGCACTGCTCGGGGACATTCTGGGTGGTGAGAACGAGGCGACCGAACGCTTCCGGTTGGTGCTTGGTGGAGAGCCGGCACAGAGTGGGACCGCCATCGAGCAGGCGCGACGCGAACTCGAAGTGACGACGAACTACCACCCCGACCGAGTCCGTGCGTTCCGTCAGGCCGTCGAATCGGCACCGTCCCCCATCGACGTCGATGCGGATGACCTTCTTGACGGGACGCTTGCCGTGGAACGGGCGCTTCGGCGTCGCTCCAAGAAGGTACCGTCCGATGGCGAACTCGTCCGCCGTGCCACACGAATCGTCACTGACACGGACGGCGCAGCGTGGACCGATGCATATCCGGCCGTCGAACGGATCGCAGTTGTCGGGTTAAGTACCGTCCCCGCGACACTCGTCGATCTGCTCACTGCTGTGACGTTGCGGTGCGAAGTCGAAGCCCATCTCTTCCTGCGCCGCGGGACGGGTCCGTTTCTCGAACAACGGCTCACCGACGTATGGGCGGTCCCGAACCCGGGGAGGGTGGTGGTCACATGACTGATACACCATCTCCAATCCGGTTCGATACGTCGAACGTGGAGCCCAACGTCCCGGTGGCGGAGATCGAGGTGACTACACGCTATCAGGAAGCTCGGACCGCGATGGCTGTCGTCGCTGCGCTCAGAGAACACGGCGTTCCCATACGAGATATCGTCGTCGTCGCCCGTGACCTCGACGGATACGAGGAGACACTTGCCCGGGCCGCGATTCGCCACGGTGTCACGCCGGTGTTCTGGACACAGATCGACCTCGTCGAGACGGACCTATATCGGCTGATAGCGTCGCTCTGTGAGCTGTTGGGTGATACCGAACCGAATTCCGAGACCCTTCTTCGCCCGCTGGAATTAGGGTGGACACCACAGGAAGCGACGGACGTGTGGCCGCTTCCCGGTGAGGTGCTCGCGGAGACATCCCATCGGCTTCCTGAGGACTCGCGTCCGATTCACGCGTGGCAATTGCTCCTTGAGGAGGTAACGTGGACTGACCGACGAGTCGCCGATTACGTCGAGTGGATCGCCCGGGCTCCGGAACCCACACCAACAACCGTCGCTGCCGTCCTGGGTGGTGTGGTCGATTCGTATCGGGAAGTAGTCCTACCGGAGCGACGGGCGACCGACTCGCCTGCGCTGCTGGAGACCGAGACGGCAGCGCGTGCGACTGTGCGAATGGAGACGCTCGTCGAACAGGTCGAGAGCAAGTACACCCAGCGACTGGCGGACGGATGGACGGATGAATCGTGGGCAGCGGTGCAGGGAATGTGCGAGTCGCTTGCCCGGCAGCGACCGGGACGTCGAGAACACGCTAACGCGCGCGCCCTCGATCTTTTAGAGGCGAACGACATCTGGGCGCGCGAAATCCCATACGTTGTCGCTGTCGGACTGGTCGAAGATGAGTGGCCGAACCAGACAAAGAGTACCCTCCCGCCGGAACTCCAGCACACCATCCTCGTCAGTGACCGCCCTGCTGGGCGACTGGCACCACAGACTGCGTGGCATGGCGGTCGTGATCTCGACCAGTTCTGCGACACAATCGCCGCAGCCACCCGCGGTATCATCGTCACGCGTCATGCGCTTGACGTCGATGGGAATCAGAAATTCCGATCGCCGTTGCTTGATCATCTTGACACCGAATTCGTCGACCGGGATTCTCGCCAGCAACTCCTGAGTACTGACCGAGCCCTCCCGAGTCAGATCGAATCGATGCTTCTAGACGATGAGTCAGCGACACCGGGGAAGAATTCTAATGAGTAACCGATCCAGCAAGGACGACAACACGACCGACTGCAGTGCCCCGATCGAACTTCGAGATGCACAACGACGGATTCGGGATGCGTACTTCGACCACGACGACGGCTTGTACGTCCTGAACTGTAATCCGGGAGCCGGCAAGACGGTCACGATCACGGACGTCGTACCGGAGGAACTGTTGCGAAGGTATGTCGCTGGTGATCCGGTGCCCGAGCAGCGTGTCTGCGTCGTCTCCTTCACGCGTGACGACGCTACTGCCTTCGTACCGGCAGTCATCGAACGACTCCGTGAACTCGTCGAGTACGACATGACGCCGGCCGCCGCGGCCGTTTCTAATGACGATGTCGAGTATCTCGTTGAGCGTATCAGGCAAGCGCCGCTCTTTGGGACCGTCGACAGTGTTTTCCGGAGTCTCTTCGGGGAGTTCGCCGCTGAAGTAGGGTTCGAAGAGATGCCGGATGTCGGCAACGAGGGGCAACTTACACGCCTGCACGCTGATTGCTACGAGGAACTCGCGTCTGAGTCGGCATATGCAGAGGCTATCGATGTCGTCGAAGCTGGCTACCCGCCGGGCGAGTACGACGACGGCCCGACCGCTCTCTTACGCCAGGCGCTCCACCACTGTCGCGCACGTCGTCTCACAACAGTCGAGTTCATCAATGAGCTCCGTGCGACCGTCAACGCCGTCTACGATGAGGGGGAAACCGATTCGTTCGACGATGTAGCTGGTGCGCTCGCCCGCTGCGTCGGGAGCGAAGCAGCAGGCGAAGCACGCCGATCGCTGGACGGTGCCGACCGTGAGGAGATCGTCACCGCCGACCAACAGTTACATACGGCGTGGGTTGAGGTGATTGACGCCTTTGGGACGCTACTGGATGGATACCGCGAGGCGTACCGACGACTCACCCGCGAGCGCGGTGTCATCTCGCATACGGACTGTTCATTCTTGGTTGCGGAGTTCCTCTCGGGAAATCTCGGCAACGGTGATCCAGCGGCGAGGAAACGGGAGCGAGTCCTGAAGCGGTACCAAGATCGTATCGAGAGCGTCATCATCGACGAGTCACAGGATGTCTCTCAGCTCCAGCACGAGGCACTCGCCCAGATTGTCATGGAAGACTGTCGCGTTCTGGCGGCTGGCGACATCCGTCAATCCGTGTACGTGTGGCGAGATGCCTACCCGAGACTCTTCGAACGTGCCGTCGAAGAAGGTCGGTATCTGGGTATTGACTGGGACACGCACGTAGTCGAGACGGCGGCTACTACGTATCGTTGTACACCTGACGTCGCCGCAGCAGTCAACGCGATTGCCGAGCCGATGCTTACCGACCCTACGCGTGGCGATGTAGGGGCCCTCGACGTTGTATATCCACGTCTGGACGCCGATCGGGATCCGAATCCCGGGCCGAGTGTCCATATTGCCGCGTTCGACACCGACGCTGTTCCGGGGTCGATCCCGTACGTTTCCCCGGACAGCGGCAAAGGGGAAGCTGGCATTTTGGCGACGTACCTCTCCTGTGGTCTTGCTGACGGTACGTTCGATTGCGTCGATGGTGAGACTGAACCAACAGACGAAGCTAGCTGCGGCGACCCTGATGTTACAGTATTGTTCCGATGGCGAACACACATAGATACGTATCGGCAGGCGTTCGAGGCTGAGGGACTCACGGTTGCGGATGCCTCGACGTATCTTTTCGACTCCCCCGCTGTTACGGCCGCCATCGACGTCGCCGAGTGGCTTGCCGACCCTGTCGCCACGGATCGCACGCGGGCACTCGTTTTGGAGTCCGAACTTGGTCTGTCCACGCTCGAAGCGACCTTCGAGGTGCACGACTGGCAACTCGACGCTGTTCATGACGCGCCCTTGAGTGACATATCCGACCAACAACGCGATATCCTTGACCGGCTCTACTGCCTCCGAGAACAGTACACGACGTTCAGTAGTCAGTCAGCTGCAGTCAGTCTCGCCG is drawn from Natrinema sp. CBA1119 and contains these coding sequences:
- a CDS encoding MarR family transcriptional regulator, whose protein sequence is MSTDLGTAEAMESRELVHFVTQQTRFALINNILQHPEQLPSMYELKELNPSVSDATVYKHIQKLIDAGIVKEVALDDDQRRQGYPWKFYGLTEEGREFLEEHNLLAAEETLQQIYDTISDKPEKMVKYENAPRPDGV
- a CDS encoding UvrD-helicase domain-containing protein, yielding MSNRSSKDDNTTDCSAPIELRDAQRRIRDAYFDHDDGLYVLNCNPGAGKTVTITDVVPEELLRRYVAGDPVPEQRVCVVSFTRDDATAFVPAVIERLRELVEYDMTPAAAAVSNDDVEYLVERIRQAPLFGTVDSVFRSLFGEFAAEVGFEEMPDVGNEGQLTRLHADCYEELASESAYAEAIDVVEAGYPPGEYDDGPTALLRQALHHCRARRLTTVEFINELRATVNAVYDEGETDSFDDVAGALARCVGSEAAGEARRSLDGADREEIVTADQQLHTAWVEVIDAFGTLLDGYREAYRRLTRERGVISHTDCSFLVAEFLSGNLGNGDPAARKRERVLKRYQDRIESVIIDESQDVSQLQHEALAQIVMEDCRVLAAGDIRQSVYVWRDAYPRLFERAVEEGRYLGIDWDTHVVETAATTYRCTPDVAAAVNAIAEPMLTDPTRGDVGALDVVYPRLDADRDPNPGPSVHIAAFDTDAVPGSIPYVSPDSGKGEAGILATYLSCGLADGTFDCVDGETEPTDEASCGDPDVTVLFRWRTHIDTYRQAFEAEGLTVADASTYLFDSPAVTAAIDVAEWLADPVATDRTRALVLESELGLSTLEATFEVHDWQLDAVHDAPLSDISDQQRDILDRLYCLREQYTTFSSQSAAVSLADLIDTLALRADPNDVAPAVAPEQRVANLDKLVELVAQWETESLSTLSALTDVLTQYRDEPYIGPTQPVHTSNHDVVFTTIHQMKGDESNVVALADIGYPLRKHGPVSQRFVNTGPMVGLAPPIHAAAPEVEALSVYTRGLYDPDGDDTRFGSTAHPLDVGLRWASERWSDETRTDSSDPELVGHDHIQTATRLTRSEAWRLLFVALSRTRNHLVVPLPRDVPGSERPRDRWLESIRDGLGFDGTPGGGTYSLNVEAPDGRTRSIDVAVNAVDTLPRHSTSDDSYCRLNIL
- a CDS encoding Cdc6/Cdc18 family protein, with the translated sequence MAEEPSQLSDFDGRYEDPADDPLFDFDEDDPNRANIFARKELLKVGHVPESGRIVGRDGEIKAVAAELRPIVRGDPPNNVIIYGKTGTGKSLVSRHVTERARRAAESNGVSVGTVYVDCAQHNTQTRVARTVTRSLNETDETNFDIPRAGIGSGEYYDYLWEILDTTYESVIIILDEVDRLDDDDILMQLSRARESGKADCHLGVIAVSNKIEYRDQLNERVKSSLREEEFVFQPYDANQLREIMTHRRDAFHDGVLSDDVIPLTAALAAQEHGDARKAIEILRHAGELAERENVDTVVEEHVRDAQEWAEIDRFEELLRGSTTQVKFILYSLALLTEENPNEDGFSTNRTYERYQTTTEKADAKTLSEHRVYELLKEQAFLGVVESTRTGGGRGEGSYLEHRLVQDTGIVLKSVLRDSRLEDLA